The DNA sequence CGGTTTTGTGTCTAACGTTGCTGATTGGTACGCCGGTACTGAGCCTGATTGGAGCAATTGGCGCAGCCTTGACGCTTGGATTGCGCTCGGCAGGAGTGCTCTTGTCCCTGCTGATCATTCCACTGTACATTCCCGTGTTGATATTTGGCACGGGTACAGTTGCTGCGGCAGCGGAGGGAGCAGCTGTGGGAGCCTATGTGGCGCTGATGGGCGCTTTCCTGATGCTGGCGCTGACACTGGCGCCGTTTGCAGCGGCAGCAGCATTGAAAATCAGCCTGTCGAACGGGTAAAACAAGGTAAACGGTAGGACGGTGACCAACTGATGTGGCAATTTTTTCACAAACTGGGTTCCCCAAAATGGTTTTTCGGGATATCCGCCCGGTTCATGCCCTGGCTACTGGCCGGGGGAGTACTGTTGCTCATGGCCGGAGTTGTCTGGGGGCTGGCATTTGCACCCAAGGATTATCTCCAGGGCAACAGTTACCGGATTATCTTTATTCATGTTCCAACGGCGTTTATGGCTCAGTCGATATACATCATGATGGCGTCTGCGGCTGTTGTGACACTGGTCTGGCGCATGAAGCTGGCCGATGTGTTTGTCAAGGCGGTTACGCCGGTCGGGCTTGTTCTTACGTTTCTGGCACTGTTTACCGGGGCTGTCTGGGGTAAACCGACCTGGGGTACCTGGTGGATCTGGGACGCCCGGCTGACTTCCATGCTGATACTGCTGTTTCTGTATGGCGGTGTCATTGCTCTGGACCGGGCCATTAATGATGAGAAGTCCGCCGCACGTGCGGTAGCTGTACTGGTGCTGGTAGGGGTTGTGAATATACCCATTATCAAATACTCCGTGGAGTGGTGGAATACGCTGCATCAGCCTGCGACGTTTAAACTCACAGAAAAGCCGTCTATGCCTGCGGAAATGTGGGTGCCATTGCTGCTGTCAGTGCTGGGCTTGTATCTGATTTTTGGCTGGCTCGCCTGTGTCCGCATGCAAACGGAGATTCTGTCCCGGGAACAGCGTACCCGCTGGGTAAAAGAATTCGTAATGAAAGGAAGGAACTGACCGATGGCATTTGATTCCTTTTCTGCTTTTATCACTATGGATGGTCACGGCCCTTATGTGTGGGCATGTTACGCAGTTTTTTTCGTGCTGATGTTGCTGATGATGGTCGGGTCGGTACGGAGCAGGGCGGCAATTATTGAATCCTGCCGTCGTGGTTATGAGTTTCAGGCTGACAAGAGTAAAGTGGCGGCGACTTCTGCGCCCTCGGCATCCTTTGAACGCGTAAACGTTCCCCAAGACTGACTGACAGGTAAGTAAATGCATCCGATCCGTAAAAAGCGGCTGACTATTGTTCTGTTTCTTCTGGCAGGGCTTTCTATCGCTGTAGCGCTGACAACCTATGCGCTGCGCCAGAACATTAACCTGTTTTACGATCCAAGCCAGATTGCCGCCGGAGAGGCTCCGGTAGATGTGCGGATTCGGGCGGGAGGTATGGTGGAAGAAGGCTCGGTCATGCGGGACACGGAGAGTTTGAAGGTAGAGTTCATGGTAACCGACTTCAATGCATCGGTCCCCGTTGAGTACGTTGGTATCTTGCCGGACCTGTTTGCGGAAGGTCAGGGTATCGTTGCAATGGGCAAGCTTAACAACGAAGGCCGTTTCGTCGCAGATCAGGTTCTGGCCAAACATGATGAAAATTATATGCCCCCGGAAGTTGCTGACGCCCTGGAAAAGGCTTCGAAAGCAGGTGGGCAATCGATGCCCGGCAACGCCGTGCCTGCAACTAATTAAACACATCACATTCAACTGCCTGATTCCTGGAGAGCTTTGATGTATCCCGAACTTGGACAGCTCGCACTGATACTTTCGCTATTGCTGGCAGTGCTTCTTTCGGTTGTACCCCTTGCTGGATCACTCACCGGCCGGGACAACCTTCAGGCGTTTGCAAGGCCTCTGGCGGCGGGCATGTTTGTGTTTGTCGGACTGGCTTTTGCTGTGCTTACCCATGCTTTTGTAACCGACGATTTTTCGGTCGCCTACGTTGCCAACAACAGCAACAGCATGCTGCCCTGGTACTACAAGTTCAGTGCTGTGTGGGGAGGGCATGAGGGCTCGCTTCTGCTTTGGATACTGATGCTTACCGGATGGACTCTGGCGGTTGCCATTTTCAGCCGCCGATTACCATCGGTGATGATTTCACAGGTCTTGTCGGTTCTTGGCATGGTCAGTGTCGGATTCATGCTCTTTATCATTGTTACCTCAAATCCATTTGACCGTTTGTTGCCAAATGTTCCTTCTGACGGTGCGGATCTGAACCCGCTGCTTCAGGATTTCGGGTTGATCGTTCATCCGCCCATGCTTTACATGGGCTATGTAGGTTTCGCTGTGGCATTTGCGTTTGCTATCGCTGCGTTGATAAATGGTCGCCTGGATGCTGCCTGGGCCAGATGGTCACGGCCCTGGACAACGGTTGCCTGGGCATTTCTATCGGTAGGGATTGCCCTGGGAAGCTGGTGGGCATACTACGAACTTGGCTGGGGCGGTTGGTGGTTCTGGGATCCGGTTGAAAATGCCTCCCTGCTGCCCTGGTTGTCCGGTACGGCCCTGATGCACTCACTGGCGGTAACAGAGAAGCGTGGTGTTTTTAAAAGCTGGACAGTATTGCTGGCGATTGTCACCTTTGCGCTGAGTCTGTTGGGCACTTTCCTGGTTCGTTCCGGTGTGCTCACCTCGGTTCATGCCTTCGCGTCCGACCCTGAACGCGGTACCTTCCTGTTAGTCCTGCTTGCGTTTACCATCATTGCGAGCCTTGTACTCTATGCATTCCGGGCGCCGGTCGTTCACGTCCGCTCCCGTTACGGTTCTTTGTCGCGGGAAATTTTCCTGTTGCTGAACAACGTCTTGCTGGTTTCAGCAACGCTGTTAGTAGCTGTGGGCACACTGTATCCGCTGGTTCTTGATTTTCTGGATCTGGGCAAAATCTCTATCGGCGAGCCGTTCTTCAATCTGACTTTCAGCCCTCTGGCTGTGGCTACAGGCCTTTTGCTTGGCGTTGGCACGTTTTCCCGCTGGAAGAAAACCGATGCAGGCTGGCTTGCACGTAAGCTTTTATGGCCGCTGGCACTCAGTGTGTTGATTAGCTCGGCAGTTATGGCTGGCTATGGCGGCTTCACTCCCTGGGCATTCCTTGGCATATTTTCCGCGGTGTGGATAGCCACAGCGACCTTCTGGGATCTGTGGGACAAATCCTCTTCCAGAAAGGGCCGGGTGCATGGCCTCAAGCGTCAGTCACGCAGTTACTACGGTATGGTGCTGGGCCACCTTGGTATTGCCATAACCATGGCTGGTGCAACGGTTGTATCAAACTACGGAATTGAGCGCGATGTGCGCATGGTGCCCGGAGACGTTGCCGAGGTGGGTGACTATCAGTTTGTGTTTGTAGATATTGGTGAGCGGCAAGGGCAGAACTTTACCGCACAGTATGGCAGCTTCGATGTGATGCGGGACGGTAAGCGTATTGCTGAGCTGCATCCGGAAAAACGCCAGTACGCGGTGGGAATGAGCGTTATGACCGAGGCTGATATTGATGCAGGTCTGTTCCGCGATATTTTTGTTGCCGTCGGGGAACGTATTTCTGATAACGCCTGGGCTATTCGGCTCCAGTACAAACCACTGATTCGCTGGCTCTGGCTTGGGGCGCTGTTTATGGCTGCCGGTGGCTTCCTTGCAATATCGGATCGTCGTTACCGGATCCGTGAACGGTCTACGGAACCCTCCAGGAAATCTTCGCCTTCGCAAATCGATACTCAGGGTGCTGCGGGAGTGGTTTCATGAAGCGTTTCTGGTTATTCATGCCGTTGGTTGTGGCCGTTATTCTCGGTGTTGTGCTGTTTGCAGGCATTGGTAAAGATCCGACAAAGCTGGATTCAGCTCTGGTCGGAAAGCCGGTTCCTGCATTCAGCCTTGAAGACCTGAATGAGCCGGGAAACATTCTGGATGAAAACCTGTTCCAGGGTGAGATTACTCTACTGAATGTCTGGGGCACATGGTGCCCGTCCTGTCGTGATGAACATGGCGACCTTATGTGGCTCGCCCGGGAAAAGAATATTGTGATCATCGGGCTGAACTACAAAGACAGTCGGGATGATGCTCTGGTGTGGCTGGACCGGCTTGGTGATCCCTACCGCAAAGTCATATACGACCCCAAAGGCACTCTGGGTTTTGATCTGGGTGTTTATGGCGCGCCGGAAACCTTTGTTATTGATGCCTCCGGCGTTGTGCGATACCGCCATGTGGGTGTGGTTAACAGCGAGGTGTGGGAGCAGGTTCTGTTGCCGGTTATTAACGATGCACGGGAGAAGGGTTGATGCTTCGGATAATCTGTTTTCTCACGGTGATTCTTGCATCGGGCCTGTCTTATGGGGATGTGGCCGCTGTATATGATTTTGATAGTCTCAGCGAAGAGCAGCGTTATCAGGATCTGATTGCGGAGCTGCGGTGTCCCAAGTGTCAGAACCAGAACATTGCGGATTCAAACTCGCCTATATCCAAAGATATGAGAAACGCTGTCTATCAGATGATGCTTGATGGCGCCAGCAATGAGGAAATAGTTGAATCTCTGGTGGGGCGCTTTGGCGAGTTTGTGAAATACAAACCTGACCTGGATAGCCGCACCTTCATGCTCTGGGCGACACCTGCGATAGCGGTTCTTGGCGGCCTTCTTGTTGTTGCTGGCGTTGTTGCCCGCTCCCGTCGCGCCGGTACAACAGCACCGGCATTGAGTGCGGAAGAGCAGGCGCGCATTGATAAAATGCTTGCGAACCGGGATCAGAACGACAACGGGTGACTCGCAGTCAGAACATGCGTCTGATGTGTTAGCAACGTGCACCGTTATATTCATTTCGAACTTGTGACGATATCTCCATGACTGAAACATTCTGGATTGCCGCAACGGTACTGATCATTCTTGCCTTGGCGTTTGTGCTCTACCCCGTCATCTTCCATGGCCGGGACACCCGGCATCAGACGGATCTCCGAAACCAGAACCTGATGGCCTACCGCAGCCGTATGGCGGAGCTGGAAAGCGAATATCAGTCGGGTATTATTGACGATGAAACCTACCAACAATTACGGGATGAACTCGCCGGCGCCATGCTGGATGATGTCCCGGAAAACGAATCTCCTGTTAGAACTGTACCTGGCAGGAAGGCCGCTATGGCGGTTGCTCTGCTCTCAATACTCCTGATCCCGGCGGCCACCTTTCTGCTATATGACGAGTGGGGAGCGATGGACCGTGTTGAGGCTTTTGTTGCGATGCAGGAACTGGGTACCTCGGATGGCGCCCGTGAAGCGCAAATGAGCAAGCTTGCGGACCAGTTGCGCGAGCGGCTTGAGGCCAGTCCTGATAACCCGGATGGCTGGGCGATGCTTGGTCAGACATATATGCGTATCGAACGCTATGAGGATGCTGCCTGGGCGTTCCGGAAACTGGCTGACAGCGTCAGTTCCGATGACGGATCGCGGGCTGTAGCTCTTGGCATGTCTGCACAGGCACAGTTTTTCCGCAGTAAGGGGGCGATGACAGACGAAGTAACATCTGCAATTAACGAAGCCCGGGCGCTGAATCCCGATGAGGTTAACTCTCTTGGTCTGCTGGGAATCCACTCCTTCAGTCAGGGCAATTATCGCGAGGCGATTGATTACTGGGAGCGGATCCAGACAGTAGCACCAGATCATCCTCAGTTGGCTTCGATTCAGGGGGGAATCAAAGAGGCATATACGCGCCTGGGTGAGCAACCACCCGCTATGGATGGTAGCCCTGTGTCACAAGCTGGAGGTGCGGGAGTCAGTGTTCGAGTCACGCTCGATGAGGCGTTCAAAGAGGATATTCCAGCAGATACCACGCTGTTCCTCTTTGCCCGTGCGGCCAAAACCCAGAGCGGACCTCCCCTGGCTGTTGTCAGGTTGACAGCCGATGCGCTGCCCCTGGAGATCCGTTTGGATGACAGTTATGCCATGGCACCTCAAGCGGTGATATCAGGCGTAGATGAAGTGGTTGTGACAGCCCGTCTGACACGCTCAGGTAACATCAACGCCCAGCCTGGAGACTGGCAGGGCACCACCGACTCCCCGGTTGCCGTTTCTGAAGACCAGGGATCACCGATTACGCTGGTTATTGATAAGCAGCTGATTAACTGAGCCTCATCTCTGCCCCGACACCGACAGGTTGTCGGGGTAGAGTGGTGGCAAATCAGATTCTGAAGATGATCTTTCCATTTCTCCCCGGGCCTGCCTGAGCGCGTCGACCAGGCCACTGCCATTCCATTTTGTACTGTTTTTCTCTTCACCGCCGGTTGTCCGGCTGAACAGGCTTGCCTGCAACTGCTTGAGTTGCGTTTCCAGTTCCGTTTCCGGATATACGCTGAATGCGTCTCCGGCAGAACGGAAATCGTGGCCTGGCGAATGTAAATTGGCCCAGCTTACGAACAGTCCCGGTGTTGCAGCACTTCCTTCCTTTGCGGCCCGGACCAGTTGTTCAAAAACTGCTCTTTCGCTCCTGGTGTTAGCAGGTTCAATGTCCACGGATGCCCGGGATGAGGTTCTTCGGGTTGTCCACCAGGCAAGCATGGTAAGAACCCAGATTAGTGCCAGCACAAGACTTACCCATTGCCAGAAACGGTTGCCCTGTACCATATGAGCCTCGTTGCCGGAGCCTGCTGCTTCATTGCCGGTTTCCGGGGCAGGTGTGTCCTTGTCTGCTGTGGGGGGCAGTCCTGCGCCATCTGCAGCTACTACGTTCAGTGTTTGTGCAGGTATAACGGCTACCTTTTCACTGTCAGATTCAGTATCCCACCAGGGTATGCGAATCGCCGGAAGCAAAAGTTTTCCGGGTGCCACTGGAACCAGCGCATTGGTTTGCGTAAGGGTTGAAGCAATACCGTCAGGGCCTATACTTGTTTTTCGCACAGGCTCTTCGGGATAACTGCGAAGTCCGTCCGGCGTGGATGATGGCAAAGGCGGCAGGGCCTCTGAAGGCAGCCCGTTTGCCTGGAGGCTCAGTGTGCGTGTGAGGTTGTCCCCTGTCTTCAGGTTAAGAGTTGCGGGCATGCCTTTTTCAGCGAGAGAAAGGCTGGAAGCCGGAAGCCAGGTCGTGCCGCTGAATTCCGGCGGCACATCTTTTACGGGTACCTCGAACAGAGAAGCACTGTCCCGAAGGAACTTGAGTGAGCCATCAGCATTCCTGGCCTGGCCTTCAAAGCGAATGGCTGGCAGGTTCAACGGCCCGGGTGTTTGCGGAAACACTGCGTAGCGTCGTTCTACCACCCGGTAACGCACCCCATCGCGGTGGCGGAAGAACTCCCTCTGTTTGCCCAGAGTCTCGATGATGGCGTTGGGATGTTCAGGGTCGGACAGTTCGCCACGTATAAGGTTTCCCCGGAAGAACAGCCGCACTGTCAGTATCAGTTGCTCCTGAACATAGACTTCAGCCTTGTCTGCTGTCAGCTCAATGAAACTGTCCCGGTTGGTATTTGCCTGATCCGGAGGGTTGCCTGCGACCACCTCAATGGTTACGGGCCTGGATACAGAGTCTTTGAAGGTAAGCGCGGGAATGGTGAGCTTGCCAACTGATGTCGGTGCAAGCCGGTACGTCCAGGTAATCTCGCCCTCCATGTCGCCGTTTTCCGTGCGAATGTTGTATTGTTGATTGCGGGCAAGTATTTCGAAGTCCGGCGTCACCTTTTCAATATCCGGTGAAGGCAGGCTCGAGATGTCAAATTCGAAAAGGTTGCCCAGATTGACATCGATCTTGGTGGTGGCCTTGAGGGTCAGGGTCAGAACTTCGCCTTCGTACAGCCTGTCTCTGTCCGGTTCTGCGGTCAATTCGCCGGCGTGAGCCGGAAGCCAGAGTGCTGTCAGAACCATAAAAACCACGAGCCGGATTGCCGGAGTGATCAGCCGTTTTACCATGGTGTATCGCCCTCATCGGATGGTGTCTGGCGCTTCTGATATTGTTGCAGGAATTTTCGCTGTAAAAGTCCGCCAGGGTTGTCGGGGACACGGCGTAATGATTGTTCCTGGCTTTGCGTCAGGGGGGTTTCAGATACGGGTGCGGGGGCCAGAGCCTCTTCTTCTGAAGGCTCCCCGTCCGGAGTCTGCGCATTTGCATTGCTGTCTTCTGATGTGTCCCCGGGCTGCTGCTCTCCAGGCTCGTCCTGGTTGGTATTCTGTCCCTGATCCTGGGGATTGTTCTGGTTTTCGGCTTCGTCCGGTGACGCTTCCGACTCTCCTTCGTTGTTCTGAGAGTCTTCGTTTGCGCCAGAAGATCCGGACTTGTTTTTCTGCTGCTGGCTGTCTTCCCCGGGGGAGTCCGACGGGTTCTGATCATCGTTGCCCGGCTGCTGATCAGAATTTTCCTTCTGCTGTTCAAGCAGGTCTTCCACCAGTTGCCGGTTTACACGGGCATCTTCCAGCTCAGGATTGCGATCCAGGGCGCGGTCATAGGCTTCCATGGCCTCTTGCAGTTTTTCTGCCCGGGCAAGAGCGTTGCCGCGGTTGTAATCTGCCTGAGCTGTATCCGCTTCAGCGAAGGCTTTGGCTGCTTCATCATAACGTTCAGCCCTGTATAGCGCAGAGCCTCTCCACTCGGGAGATTCAAGTATGTCCGCAGCAGCGTCGGGATCTTTACTGATCAGTCCTTCGGCTCTCTGGTCTTGCCGTTGCCAGAGACTGTCCCAGTCCATAGCGGCTGCCGGCTGAGGTATCGCCGGCAGCAGAACCAGGGCTATCGCAGTAAAGGCTCCGCGACGCCAGCCCAGCAACAGCAAGGGCAGGGCCAGCCATAGCAACCAGTACCCGTCGTCTTTCCAGCGGTTTATAGTGAGCCCTGTGTCTGTATCCTGCCATTCGTCAGATTCCACGGGGCTGAGGTTCAGGGCATTTATATCACTGTCATCCAGCGTCAGCTCATGGCTTGCGCCTCCATTATTTCGGGCAAGCTCAGCGAGTGCGTCCGGGTCGGTGCGGACGATGACGATATTGCCCTTGTCCCGGATGAATCCGCGCCGCGCAAGGGGGATAGGGCCTCCATCACGGGTGCCGGCCGCCAGAGTACTGAGGCTAAAGCCGGAACCTGCAAGCTCATTGTGGATGGCCTCCCGATAAGAATCTGAAATGCCATCGGTAATCATCAGAATGCGGCCCTTGCCAGGAGAACCCTGCTCTAGAAGTGCGCGCGCGCTGGCAATGGCCAGGTCGGCACGGTTGCCCTGAACCGGCATGATTACCGGGTCCAGTACGTTGAGCATACCTGTGAGTGTGTTGCTGTCGTCTGTAAGGGGGGTGACTACGTGTGCGTCCCCCGAATACACCACCAGTGCGTTCAGGCTGCCTTCCCGGATCGCCAGAATGTCGCGGATCTTGCGTTTTGCGCGAGTCAGGCGGTCGGGCTCAAGATCCGTTGCCAGCATGGATAAGGATAAATCCAGCACGATCACCAGGCTGTCGCCGGGTTTCTTCAGAGGGGTGGGGGCCTCGCGCCATGCAGGACCAGCAAGTGCTATAGCAAGGATAACAACTGCGCTGATTGCAGGTACCAGACGTGATCCGGGTTTTGCTGCAGCGCCGCCGTATCGCCGGATAACCGGAGACAATAACTTTTCGGGTATCAGCCCGGCCCAGCCACTGTTGCCGGAACTCTTGTGTTTGAGTGCCAGGTAAAGCACGGGCACGATCAGCAGTAACAAGAGCCAGAACGGGCGCAGAAAATGGAGGTCAGCCATGGTTAATGCTCCCTGCAGTTTTCTGATCTGTGTGCTTGCGGGGCCGGGGCAGCTTGCCTTCGCTGCGCCGGAAGAGAAACAGGCTCAGCCAGAGAGCTGCGGCTATGCCTGCTGGCCAGAAAAAAAGATCGGTAACCGGACGGTAGAATTTTCCATCCAGCTCAATGGGCTCAAGCTGGTTAATGGTGTCGTAGATCGTCTCCAGTTCGCGCAGGC is a window from the Marinobacter sp. ANT_B65 genome containing:
- a CDS encoding VWA domain-containing protein, which gives rise to MADLHFLRPFWLLLLLIVPVLYLALKHKSSGNSGWAGLIPEKLLSPVIRRYGGAAAKPGSRLVPAISAVVILAIALAGPAWREAPTPLKKPGDSLVIVLDLSLSMLATDLEPDRLTRAKRKIRDILAIREGSLNALVVYSGDAHVVTPLTDDSNTLTGMLNVLDPVIMPVQGNRADLAIASARALLEQGSPGKGRILMITDGISDSYREAIHNELAGSGFSLSTLAAGTRDGGPIPLARRGFIRDKGNIVIVRTDPDALAELARNNGGASHELTLDDSDINALNLSPVESDEWQDTDTGLTINRWKDDGYWLLWLALPLLLLGWRRGAFTAIALVLLPAIPQPAAAMDWDSLWQRQDQRAEGLISKDPDAAADILESPEWRGSALYRAERYDEAAKAFAEADTAQADYNRGNALARAEKLQEAMEAYDRALDRNPELEDARVNRQLVEDLLEQQKENSDQQPGNDDQNPSDSPGEDSQQQKNKSGSSGANEDSQNNEGESEASPDEAENQNNPQDQGQNTNQDEPGEQQPGDTSEDSNANAQTPDGEPSEEEALAPAPVSETPLTQSQEQSLRRVPDNPGGLLQRKFLQQYQKRQTPSDEGDTPW
- a CDS encoding heme lyase CcmF/NrfE family subunit gives rise to the protein MYPELGQLALILSLLLAVLLSVVPLAGSLTGRDNLQAFARPLAAGMFVFVGLAFAVLTHAFVTDDFSVAYVANNSNSMLPWYYKFSAVWGGHEGSLLLWILMLTGWTLAVAIFSRRLPSVMISQVLSVLGMVSVGFMLFIIVTSNPFDRLLPNVPSDGADLNPLLQDFGLIVHPPMLYMGYVGFAVAFAFAIAALINGRLDAAWARWSRPWTTVAWAFLSVGIALGSWWAYYELGWGGWWFWDPVENASLLPWLSGTALMHSLAVTEKRGVFKSWTVLLAIVTFALSLLGTFLVRSGVLTSVHAFASDPERGTFLLVLLAFTIIASLVLYAFRAPVVHVRSRYGSLSREIFLLLNNVLLVSATLLVAVGTLYPLVLDFLDLGKISIGEPFFNLTFSPLAVATGLLLGVGTFSRWKKTDAGWLARKLLWPLALSVLISSAVMAGYGGFTPWAFLGIFSAVWIATATFWDLWDKSSSRKGRVHGLKRQSRSYYGMVLGHLGIAITMAGATVVSNYGIERDVRMVPGDVAEVGDYQFVFVDIGERQGQNFTAQYGSFDVMRDGKRIAELHPEKRQYAVGMSVMTEADIDAGLFRDIFVAVGERISDNAWAIRLQYKPLIRWLWLGALFMAAGGFLAISDRRYRIRERSTEPSRKSSPSQIDTQGAAGVVS
- a CDS encoding BatD family protein, which translates into the protein MVKRLITPAIRLVVFMVLTALWLPAHAGELTAEPDRDRLYEGEVLTLTLKATTKIDVNLGNLFEFDISSLPSPDIEKVTPDFEILARNQQYNIRTENGDMEGEITWTYRLAPTSVGKLTIPALTFKDSVSRPVTIEVVAGNPPDQANTNRDSFIELTADKAEVYVQEQLILTVRLFFRGNLIRGELSDPEHPNAIIETLGKQREFFRHRDGVRYRVVERRYAVFPQTPGPLNLPAIRFEGQARNADGSLKFLRDSASLFEVPVKDVPPEFSGTTWLPASSLSLAEKGMPATLNLKTGDNLTRTLSLQANGLPSEALPPLPSSTPDGLRSYPEEPVRKTSIGPDGIASTLTQTNALVPVAPGKLLLPAIRIPWWDTESDSEKVAVIPAQTLNVVAADGAGLPPTADKDTPAPETGNEAAGSGNEAHMVQGNRFWQWVSLVLALIWVLTMLAWWTTRRTSSRASVDIEPANTRSERAVFEQLVRAAKEGSAATPGLFVSWANLHSPGHDFRSAGDAFSVYPETELETQLKQLQASLFSRTTGGEEKNSTKWNGSGLVDALRQARGEMERSSSESDLPPLYPDNLSVSGQR
- a CDS encoding DsbE family thiol:disulfide interchange protein, encoding MKRFWLFMPLVVAVILGVVLFAGIGKDPTKLDSALVGKPVPAFSLEDLNEPGNILDENLFQGEITLLNVWGTWCPSCRDEHGDLMWLAREKNIVIIGLNYKDSRDDALVWLDRLGDPYRKVIYDPKGTLGFDLGVYGAPETFVIDASGVVRYRHVGVVNSEVWEQVLLPVINDAREKG
- the ccmE gene encoding cytochrome c maturation protein CcmE, whose amino-acid sequence is MHPIRKKRLTIVLFLLAGLSIAVALTTYALRQNINLFYDPSQIAAGEAPVDVRIRAGGMVEEGSVMRDTESLKVEFMVTDFNASVPVEYVGILPDLFAEGQGIVAMGKLNNEGRFVADQVLAKHDENYMPPEVADALEKASKAGGQSMPGNAVPATN
- the ccmC gene encoding heme ABC transporter permease CcmC, with amino-acid sequence MWQFFHKLGSPKWFFGISARFMPWLLAGGVLLLMAGVVWGLAFAPKDYLQGNSYRIIFIHVPTAFMAQSIYIMMASAAVVTLVWRMKLADVFVKAVTPVGLVLTFLALFTGAVWGKPTWGTWWIWDARLTSMLILLFLYGGVIALDRAINDEKSAARAVAVLVLVGVVNIPIIKYSVEWWNTLHQPATFKLTEKPSMPAEMWVPLLLSVLGLYLIFGWLACVRMQTEILSREQRTRWVKEFVMKGRN
- a CDS encoding cytochrome c-type biogenesis protein, which codes for MLRIICFLTVILASGLSYGDVAAVYDFDSLSEEQRYQDLIAELRCPKCQNQNIADSNSPISKDMRNAVYQMMLDGASNEEIVESLVGRFGEFVKYKPDLDSRTFMLWATPAIAVLGGLLVVAGVVARSRRAGTTAPALSAEEQARIDKMLANRDQNDNG
- the ccmD gene encoding heme exporter protein CcmD translates to MAFDSFSAFITMDGHGPYVWACYAVFFVLMLLMMVGSVRSRAAIIESCRRGYEFQADKSKVAATSAPSASFERVNVPQD
- the ccmI gene encoding c-type cytochrome biogenesis protein CcmI, translated to MTETFWIAATVLIILALAFVLYPVIFHGRDTRHQTDLRNQNLMAYRSRMAELESEYQSGIIDDETYQQLRDELAGAMLDDVPENESPVRTVPGRKAAMAVALLSILLIPAATFLLYDEWGAMDRVEAFVAMQELGTSDGAREAQMSKLADQLRERLEASPDNPDGWAMLGQTYMRIERYEDAAWAFRKLADSVSSDDGSRAVALGMSAQAQFFRSKGAMTDEVTSAINEARALNPDEVNSLGLLGIHSFSQGNYREAIDYWERIQTVAPDHPQLASIQGGIKEAYTRLGEQPPAMDGSPVSQAGGAGVSVRVTLDEAFKEDIPADTTLFLFARAAKTQSGPPLAVVRLTADALPLEIRLDDSYAMAPQAVISGVDEVVVTARLTRSGNINAQPGDWQGTTDSPVAVSEDQGSPITLVIDKQLIN